A segment of the Manis javanica isolate MJ-LG chromosome 10, MJ_LKY, whole genome shotgun sequence genome:
GGCCAAGGTAAAGATCCTGGAGGTGATGCCTGCGGCTTTCCTTCCCTCCACTTGTGGTTCTGTTCTGTCTCTCCCTGtcccctctttcttccttctctatgTCTGTGTCTCATTCTGTCATGTACTTTTACTGTGTCCCTGTAATCTTGCTCCTTGTCTAAcacttctttcctgttttttcagtttctctgGTCTTTAGTTTTTCCGTGTTTTCGATTTCTGGGACTTTCTCATACTttccctttattctttttctcatactgctgatttctcctgttttctcccccaggtctttattttaaatgtttccttttcatgctccctccccaccccacgccTCTCTCCCTTTGGGCAGTACCTTAGGTTGTAAGGGCTCTTCAGTGTCTCCCTTTGGCCTTTCCCTGTCCCTTCACCATCTTCTTATCTTCCCAAGGGGGGAGAAAGGTATTCTGCCTTTTTTGGCTTTTCCTATCTGGTGCATCAGGTTTCTCTATATCTTCCACCTAGGGATGGAGGGAGTTGGTGGGAGCAGTCCTTTTAAATGGCAAGGAGAGGGAGGTTTTCTGGGGCCTATTTGCTTAGCCTTCCTCTTGGAAGCTTTGGGaaactacattttttaaagttagtgTTTCCCAGAGACTTAAAAACAATCGGTCTCCTTCTCCAACTCTGGCTTCCCGGGTAGTCATTGCTTTTCCCAGATCCAGAGCTCTTAGTTCCTGGCTCTCCCCCAAATCTTCTCAGAGCATAACTCTGGTTCCTTTTGGGGGTATTGGGTGGTTCTAGAGCACCCCTCCCCCTAGACACTGTGCTGTAATGTTTTTTGTGGGTGTGAGAGGACGGGGGCTAATCCCTGACTTTGTCTGGGCCCCTCCCAAAGCCCTGGCCCTGGTCTCCAGTGACTATCTTGTCTCTTCCCTCCCCATTTCTTTCCCAGGTTTCGATCCAAGTACCACCCAGATGAGGTGGGCAAGCGGCGGCAGGAAGCCCGGGGGGCCCTGCAAAACCGACTGAGGGTATTCTTGTCCCTCATGGAGGGTGGCTGGTTTGATAATCTTCTTCTGGACATAGACAAAGCTGATGCCATTGTCAAGATGCTGGATGCAGGTATGTGGACAAGGAGCGATATGGGGTGTCTGGTGACCAAGGTTTTGGCTGGAAAATAGAAGTAGGTTGACAGCTAGAGGCCAAAGGCCAGGGCCCTTTGGTTGTGACCTTCCTCCCCTTGTTGGTAGCTGTGATTAAGATGGAAGGAGGTACCGAGAATGATCTACGCATCCTGgagcaggaagaggaggaggaacaggCAGGAAAGCCAGGGGAGCCCAGCAAGAAAGAGGAAGGCCGGGCTGGACCAGGCTTGGGGGATGGAGAGCGCAAGGCCAATGATAAGGATGACAAGAAAGAGGACGGCAAACAGGTCTGAGTGCTGGGGCTCTGGGTGCTGCCTGTAGTGCTTGGGGAGGAGGACAGGGCTGCTTAGGGCGGTGGGGTGCAGAGGAGGTGGGATGGGTTGTGTATGGGGTTGGGAGCAGGAGGGACCCTCTGATAAAGGTTGAAGGGGAGATTAAcatgtctggtgattctttaccTATAGGCTGAAAATGACAGTTCTAATGAtgacaaaactaagaaatctgAGGGTGATGGGgacaaggaagagaagaaagacgaTGCTGAGAAAGAGGCCAAAAAGGTGGGCTCTCTCTGGCCTAGGTCAGTGTCAGGGTTGGGGTCCCTGCTGCTTGGCTCACCACCTCTTGCTGTGGTGCTCACAGAGCGGCAAGAAGCGGAATAGGAAGCGCAGCGGAGATGACAGCTTCGATGAAGGCAGCGTGTCCGAGTCTGAGTCTGAGTCTGAGAATGGCCATGCCgaggagaaagaagaggctgGTGGGTAGCGGGGGAGAGTGGGCTTCTGGGAGAGATGGGGTGGGAATTTGACAGCTTTTCTATTCTCCCCTCCAAACTCAACATTAAAAATTCAACAACTCCTGCATAGAAGAAGCActcaaggaaaaggagaagcccaaggaagaagaaagggagaagccTAAGGACCCTCCCGGGCTGGAATGTAAGCCCCGGCCCCTGCATAAGACTTGCTCTCTTTTCATGCGCAACATCGCACCCAACATCTCCCGGGCTGAGATCATTTCTGTGAGTGGGGAAACTGGCCTCCAGTGCCATATTGTGGCGGGGCAAGGCTGGGCAAGGTAATATGGCCCTGTTCTGTAAGAGGGAAGCCTCCTTCCCATGGGCCCTTGCCTGTTGAGGGCTGGCACCTAAGTGCATCATTTGCTGCCAAGTGCTGCTATTCTCCATTGGTTTTTCCCTCTCTGAGTAAAGAGTCAAAGGCAGTCTCCTAGGGTTCTAGGGATGTGGAATTGGAGGAAGAATTGAATCCTTGAGTCACTAAATGGGgtttctgtgcctctgcttccctAGCTTTGTAAAAGATATCCCGGCTTTATGCGGGTGGCACTGTCGGAGCCCCAGCCTGAGAGGAGGTGAGCAGTGGAGAGAGGTGATCCTGGATTCCTTGGGGAAAAGGTTCAGGGGAAGGTTAATGGACAACTAAACCTTCATCCCAGGATTACTCTGACAtttctttctttagatttttcCGTCGTGGCTGGGTGACCTTTGACCGCAGCGTTAACATCAAAGAGATCTGTTGGAACCTGCAGAATATCCGAGTGAGTCCTCGGGGTGGGCCTCACAGTCAGGGCTGTCCATGCTGCACACAATCCACTGCATAACTGCTCATTCATTCTGCTCCCAGTTCATCTACCCAGTCTGCTCACAGGTCTCTGGGCTAGGCTTTGGGACTGTTAGCACAGACAAGACAGACCTGTCCTTGTCCTCAGGGAGCTTAATCTAACCACTGGTGTTTCAGTAGAGGCAGCCTTCCAGGTGTTGCTTCTGTTCTCTCCAGCTCCGGGAGTGCGAACTGAGCCCTGGTGTGAACAGAGACCTGACTCGTCGCGTCCGCAACATCAATGGCATTACCCAGCACAAGCAAATAGTGCGCAACGACATCAAACTGGCAGCCAAGTTGATCCATACACTGGATGACAGGACCCAGCTCTGGGCCTCTGAGCCTGGGACACCTCCTTTGCCAACAGTCAGTGGCTCTCTGTGGAACTTTTTCAAAAGCAGCATATCCCATCTCCTCTGTTTTGGGTCCCTCTGGTCTTACTGGATCTGTAATATTGACGCCTTGTATTCACCTACTTGCTTCTGCTTCTATTTGGGCGGAACTTCCAGCAGAGGAGATTGGCACTAGTGATTGTTTGTTGGTATGGTTAGAACAATTACAGAACAAAGACAAATAATGAGATGGGGTTAAGCTGAGTGGACCTTGAGCTCCTCCTGGATGCACCTCGCCTTCTCAAATGCAGTTCCTCTGCTGCCTAACCCCAGGGGTTTCTCTGCCTCACTTgcccctcttttctctctctctaccagAGTCTGCCCTCACAGAACCCAATCTTGAAAAATATCACTGACTATTTGATTGAGGAAGTGAGtgctgaggaggaggagctgcTGGGGAGCAGTGGGGGGGTTCCCCCAGAGGAGCCTCCTAAGGAAGGGAACCCAGCGGAGATCAATGTGGAGCGGGATGATAAGTTGATAAAGGTGCCAGTGAGAGTGGAGTGTGGTGGGTGTGCCAGCCTGGCTCAAGTGGGAAAGGGGCAAGTCGGGTGAATGTATGGCTTCTTGTGCTTAGGTTTTGGACAAACTACTACTCTATTTGCGCATTGTACATTCCCTGGATTATTACAACACGTGCGAGTACCCCAATGAGGATGAAATGCCCAACCGCTGTGGCATCATCCATGTTCGAGGGCCCATGCCACCCAACCGCATCAGTCATGGCGAAGGTTAGCAGCCAGCTTCCCCACTTAATTTCCTTGGTTTTCCTGTCTTCCTAGTTGCCTCTGGTCTTTGTTCTGCTCTGGTAGCAGCACTCTGGCATCCTCTCATCCCCTCCTTCTTGCTTATTAGTCTTTTGCTGACCTGTTGTCCCATCTCTTCCCAAACTGCAGTGCTAGAGTGGCAGAAGACATTTGAGGAGAAGCTGACTCCGCTGCTGAGTGTACGGGAATCTCTTTCAGAGGAAGAGGCCCAGAAGATGGGTCGCAAAGACCCTGAGCAAGAAGTGGAAAAGTTTGTCACCTCTAACACCCAGGAACTGGGCAAGGATAAGTGGCTATGCCCTCTCAGTGGCAAGAAATTCAAGGTCTGGGATATTAGAAAGCTGTGTGTTAGAACAGTGGGAGGAGGGGTTGAGCTAGGAAGCCAAGGCCTGGCGAGGAAACTGCACAGCATGGCTGGTGGGAGGGAGGTTGATTATCCCTTTCAGAAGGTCTGGGGAGTTAGGAAACCCACATGGCTCATCCTGTTCTGATCCTCTCTCTGCACCCAGGGCCCTGAATTTGTACGCAAACACATCTTTAACAAGCATGCAGAGAAAATTGAGGAAGTGAAGAAGGAGGTGGCATTTTTTAACAACTTTCTTACTGATGCCAAGCGCCCAGCTCTACCAGAGATTAAGCCAGCTCagccccctggccctgcccagagtAAGATACGATCCATGAGGGtctgccactttttttttctcttgactttTCAAGGACTCCTGGTTCTCTATCCTCTCTTCCCTAAAAAGTTTCTACTAATCCTCAGGCCATATTTCTGAAAACTGGTTGTCACTGCCCTGAGCTGTGCAGCTGTGCCTCTCCCCCCCTCCCGCAGTAATTCATGTCCCTGTCCGTGTTGTACTCCCCCCAGGCCTGACCCCAGGACTCCCCTACCCACACCAGACTCCCCAGGGCCTGATGCCCTATGGTCAGCCCCGGCCCCCCATCTTGGGCTATGGAGGTAAGTCCATAGGAGGGACTAGAGAAGGGTGTGGTGGTTGTAGGGGCTTGGGAGAAAGAAAACTTAGCTGGGATGTGTTAGgtcataagttttcaactcaacACTAGTCTTTTCATAGCTGGTGCAGTCCGTCCTGCAGTGCCCACTGGAGGGCCTCCGTACCCCCATGCCCCCTATGGTGCGGGCCGAGGGAACTATGATGCCTTCCGAGGCCAGGGAGGTTATCCTGGGAAACCTCGGAACAGGTGAGGATGAGCTAACATAAGATGTCTAAGCTAACATAAGATGTCCAAGCTTGCTCCTTTTCAGATTCCCTTTCAGGGGCCCTCATCTCCTCTCCCCTCTTATCTCACAGGATGGTCCGGGGAGACCCACGGGCCATTGTGGAATACCGTGACTTGGATGCTCCAGATGACGTGGATTTCTTTTGAGTCTACTTCACTCCCGGTATCATTTGTATTTGTGACTGCCTCGTCCCATCTAGCTCTGAGAATTTTTTGTACATTCAGCCGTACTGCCAATAAAAGCACTTCCACAGTGATTCCTGACAGAGTATATGCATATAATTACTCAGAATCTCCCAAAGATCAGCTGGGGCTATGGTTAGCTGGTTCTTGCCACTTTATTGATGTCAAAGGCCTCAGACTCTGTCCAGGCTTCATGGGGACCTGACATCAGGCAACCTCTGCCTTTGGTGGTTGTGGGGTGGGTAGGTGAGCACATGTAGGGCCAGAGTCTCTGAGACTGGCCTCAGTCCAGGGCATGCTGCTGCTTTTTGGAGGTACAGCTGGTCAAGCACAGGTTGTAGAAGGAGTTAGGGTTAAAGGCTTTGCCTACCTCTTGCCAGCCCACCCACCCAGCAGCCTGTAGTTGGCTGGGGTTTTTTGGAGCACCCCAGCAGTGAGGGTCCAATACCAGGACATAAGCTTCCATGCCTGGCCCCAGGGCGACTCCTAGCAAGGCCTTGGACTGGGCATCTGCATCTCCCCCAACCATTACAGGCCCCCCTCCCCCAGCGAAGTGGGAGTAAAGCATCTCCATTTGCCCCTGAAGTCCAGCTCCACGGGGCACGTGGCATAGGCGTGCCTGGGGCCCTCCGAAATAGTCAAGGCAGAGACTGGCCTCGACACAGCCAATCCAGCTCCGGGAGCCCCGGAACCCGGGGGGCTTGTCGCCCATGTCCTCCAGGGCAGCCTGCACGTCAGCCAGCCCGGGCACACCCGCGGGCCGGCCCTCTGGCCACGAGCACAACGTTTGCAGAGTGCGGTAGCCGCAGCCCCAGCCCCGGTCATCCAGCCCGTGGCAGCCGTAGTGATAGTAGAGATAGTGGCCCGAGAGGAGGGCCAGGCGAGCGGGGCCGCGGCCGGGCGGGGCCAGGCCCAGGTGTACGTCCTTAAGCGGCTCCAGGGTGGCGGGCTGGAGCGGAGGTCGCCGAGGCCGGGCAGATGCGTCCTCCTGGCAGCGCGGAGGGAACTCCGGAGGCTGGCTTCCTTTCAGCCCTGGGGCTTGGGCTAGCTGCAGGCAGAACTGGCGCGCGGGGGTCAGGTACGCTCTCGTCCTTCCGTGGAAGGCACGACCGGGCGCGGGGACAACAGCAATCCGCGAGGATCCCACAATGCACTGCTGCGCCGCGCCCCCACTGTTGTTACTGCGCAGGCGCTGGCACCGCCTCGTTGGGTGGGGTGGTGCTTGTTGCGGTTCCTGGCTGCGGCCTTCCTGTACCCTTTGGAGATCCGCAAATCTGGTGGACTGTAGCAGCCAATGTCCATTCACTAATCCCCAGTGGTTGAGGCAATCTGCCCGGACCCCGCTCTCCAGTCGCGCACACGTCTGTGGCTGTAACAGTTTATTGGCAGCCCGGAGGGGCGAAGGCACCGCGGGGGATGGGCTCCGCCCGAGACATGCAGAGGACGTGAACTCCCGGGGGAAAGTCGGAGGTGGGCAGGGTCTAGGGCTCTTCTGTTATATCCCAGCCCTTTAATAAATAGTATATACAGCTAGGGGGCTGGGCGGAGCGGGGGGATGTGGGCGTCCCGTCTGGGTCACAGGTCTGAGCAGCGGTCCTGCTTGCTGTAATGGTCAAACTGGTTCTTCCAGTGCACCATGTAGGAGCTCCAGCGGTGGAACTCGGCTTTCCACTGGCGCTCCGCCTCGTCCAGCGTGTCTGTGGCCCGAGCGCCCGGGCAAGTGGGTTGGGGAAATGAGAGTGCAGGACGCCACATGGGATGGAAAGATCAAGAGGTGAATGTGCCAAAGACGGTAGACGAGAGGGAGGATGAGGGTACAGGAGGATggcgggaaggaggagggggtagAAAATGACCGGAAGACAGGACAGAACGGATTAGAATGGGGGAGGGTTCGTGGGTCAGTGGGGAAAAGAGAGGAGACAGAAATGGTTGACAATTATAGCCCCGCTTGGGAGTGCTATCTAGTCCCCcagcctccctcttcctccaaCACCCGGCTCAGTCtccaaataattatatatatataaaaagaaaaccggccttttcatttccatttgaacAACACAGACGCTCCCTGAGATGGGTCGTGGGTCACCTCCCCCCGTTCCCCCAACGCTGCCCTTGTCCAGGTTGAGTCGGTTTGAGGCGGGAGGGGGCGCTGGGTCGGAGATCCCTGAGTGGGGCCCTTCCCCGCGGCCCGACCACTCATTAGAGGAGGGGGCCCCTAAGGCCGGAGGGGAAGAGGCCCCGGTCACAGACGCAGGAGCCCGGAAAGGatgagggggaggaagaggaggaggggcagggggaagTCGGGCCTGGGCCTCGGGGCAGCCTCCCCGTGGGCGGGGCCTGAGCAGGTGCTGGGAGCCTCCGCGGCTGGGGGGAGAAGAGAGGGATTACACCCGGCCAGCTCCCgctcccctctgctccccacttCACCCTGTCCCTGCCCACTGGCTCCTGCGTACCGGTCGCGCTGAGCAATTTGGGTAGGAAGCGGTTCCAAAAGGCACAGGCTTGAGCGCGCAGTCCCCGTCTCACCTCCAGCGGCCGCAGATTCAGGCTCACGTACTGCTGCGCTCCCGCTGTGTACGGTGGCCACTGGGGGGCTTTGGGGTCCCGGGGGTCATTGGGGTCCCTGAGGAAAGATAGGGAATGCTCAGCCTCAGGCAAGCCCACCCTGCCCTGGGGCATAGACTTGGAGAGGGGGAGGCCGATTGACCTATGGAGAACCCCCTCTTCCTTTCACCGCctctttaatctttcttttctccaaTATCACCTATCAGCTGGAAGTCTTCCCCTTCTACCTGCCCATCTTTCTCTTCTATCTTTCCCTCAGTTGTATTGCTGCATCTTTGTTTCTCGCGTTTAAGAAATCGCTAGGATTTATTGAGCCTTTACTATGCAACCAGGCCCACCAGGTACATGGCTGCCAACGTGTTTACTTTTGACAACACCCATGTGATGTCAGATTTGTTGCTCAGACAGGTGAACTGTTGGGTGTGTATATGCTGGCACGTGTGTCACAGCTGATAAAACTGTGGTCAGTCCAGCTGAATCCTGCTCTACAGGTCACTGCTAACTGCTTTGGTAACTCCTTTGTCTCCTGTCTCCGCCTCTGTCAGTCTCTTCAGGGTCTTTGTCATTCTCTCTCTGccctttgtctcttttttccctttgtgaaTTTCCCTCTTTCTGGCCTTTTCTGTCTCTGCttgtcttcctctttttctctatcTGTCTGGGCCTTAACTCCCTGGTGCCCTGAGGCCCTCCTCCCCTCGGCACTGCTGACCCTGTGCGGGCGAAGTTGGCCCAGTATCTCATCAAGCGCTGGGCAAAGCTTCTCTCCTCCACAGTGTAGTTTAGTGAGGGTTCCAGGGGAAGCCCAAAGATGAACTCGATCTCATAGCCGTGGGGCACCCCCATCCAGAGGGGCCAGGAGAGCGTGGACGCACGGTGTTCAAAGATGTAGGCATAGACCCGAGCACCTTGGGCAGCCAGTCGCCCAGCCAGCTGGGCCACAGGGCACACGACGTTGTGGTCGCCCACTACATCACTCATGGCCTCCCTCAAGCGCGCTGGGTCCTCAGGGTGCAGCCAGTCTGTGTAATGCAGGACCACAGCCTCGGCAGCCAGGTCACTTGCTTGGGGGACCCCAACCCGCACCCCAGCCAGGAACTGGGCTCGGCTGATGAGAGACTCGTTGTCTTTGCTGAAGCCTGGGGCCCCATACACCAGAAAATAGGAGCCCTCATCCTTCACCACACCTACCAGCACCTGTGGGGACAGGATGGAGGGACAGGGGTGGGGGCACAAACACACAGGCAGACAAATACACGGACAAAGAGCCAGAGATGAACAGTTAAAGACCCAGAACCATGGAGGAAGAAAGTATGAGATTGGGGAAGGGAcagaaacaaagtgaaaatacACCCACATTCCCTTTCCTCTGTCCCACAGACCACCCTGGGATCTGAGGCCTTGAGGAAGGAGGGGGTGGCAATGGGGCCCAGAAGTCTGGGACTTAAGGAGTGGGTCTTGAGAAGCCCTCATGCCTGAATCCCCCAGGGGAAGAGGTGGGTGGGAGAATAGACCTAGAGGAACCTGTGTCACCCCCTCCAGCCACTAGTCACCTTCAGGCCATGAAAGTCTCCAGCATTGATGAGGGCCTCAGGTGTGTCACTGAGGAAGTCTCCATCCACCACAGGCACAAAGGAGAAGCGGAAGACACTTTCCTGAGGCAGCACATGCCATTCGTGGTCCACCAGGTCCTGAGCTGGCCGTGTCCGCAGACAGGCCACCAGCTCTGTGTCATTGCCACCAGTGCCACCCAGGGGACAGCCTACAAGGCGGGCTAGCAGCGTGGCCCTGCGGCGGGCCTCTCCCACACCCACTGTGGCCCAAGGCCCATTGGGTGCACCGCTCTGCATCACAGCCCTGTGGAACAGGCCCCGGCTGGGTGGGGACAGCAGGTGCATGCCCACAGAAGCAGCACCTGCGCTTTCCCCAAACAGAGTCACTGACATTGGGTCCCCCCCAAAGGCTGCCACATTCTCCTGTACCCAGTGCAGTGCCAGCCTCTGATCCAGTAAGCCCATGTTGCCTGGGGCTTCTCGGCTCCCCGGTAGGGCCAAGAAGCCAAAGGCTCCTACCCGGTAGTTCATGGACACCAGCACAGTCCTTTCTGCCTGGGCCAGGAAGCGACCATCATACACGTCCAGGGAGGAGGCGCCACTGTAGAAGCCACCCCCATAGATCCAGATGAGCACAGGGGTCGGGGAGGCAGGCCGGGGGTATGGTGTCCACACATTGAGGTAGAGGCAGTCCTCGCTTAGCTCACGGTTGGGGTTCCACATCTCGGTGCCCTCAAAGCCAGGGTACAAGGTGTCCACGTATTGGTAGCAGACACTTTGGAAAGCTGTGGCATCCAGCACCCCTAGCCAGGGCCGCTTGGGCTCTGGTGGAAGAAAGCGACGGGGGCCCACAGGTGGCTCTGCGAAGGGGATGCCCAGAAAAGCAGAGACAGGGCCCCCAGGGGCCATTAGGCGGATGCCTCGCAGCCGGCCCCCATGCACCGTCACCAGCAGCTCTGGGTCCtcctcagcctctgcccctcctcccaggaggaagaggaggaggaaaagtggGGAAGCCAGGGAGGGTGTGTTCAGAAGACAGGAGGGGGGCCTCATGGCTGACAGGGCAGGAAGGAGTCTGTTGAGGGAAAGAAAGGCACAGTGTGAAGGCCCGAGGCTGCCACAAGGGAGGAGATTAGGTAACACTCTTGCCCAGGGGTTATCACTGAGCTGCAGAGGAGGTGGGGCAGGttggcagagaggaggagagaaatggggggagggggagagggaagggagacagGCAGAGACAAGGACACAGGCAGACAGGGAGAAGCAAGAGGGGCCAGAGATCaggcacaccacacacacagacaaatacAGGGAACAGTGGTGAGACCTGCCAAGCCATAACCTCCCCTGCTGTGCAAAAAGCCCACTGTCCTCACCTTCTTCCCCCAGCTGGGTGGACAGGGTTGGGCCCAATGGGAGCAGTGAGCAGTGAGGGCACCCGCACCAGAGGCTGCAGT
Coding sequences within it:
- the SRRT gene encoding serrate RNA effector molecule homolog isoform X2 → MGDSDDEYDRRRRDKFRRERSDYDRSRERDERRRGDDWNDREWDRGRERRSRGEYRDYDRNRRERFSPPRHELSPPQKRMRRDWDEHSSDPYHSGYEMPYAGGGGGPTYGPPQPWGHPDVHIMQHHVLPIQARFPDRAPPRLGSIAEIDLGVPPPVMKTFKEFLLSLDDSVDETEAVKRYNDYKLDFRRQQMQDFFLAHKDEEWFRSKYHPDEVGKRRQEARGALQNRLRVFLSLMEGGWFDNLLLDIDKADAIVKMLDAAVIKMEGGTENDLRILEQEEEEEQAGKPGEPSKKEEGRAGPGLGDGERKANDKDDKKEDGKQAENDSSNDDKTKKSEGDGDKEEKKDDAEKEAKKSGKKRNRKRSGDDSFDEGSVSESESESENGHAEEKEEAEEALKEKEKPKEEEREKPKDPPGLECKPRPLHKTCSLFMRNIAPNISRAEIISLCKRYPGFMRVALSEPQPERRFFRRGWVTFDRSVNIKEICWNLQNIRLRECELSPGVNRDLTRRVRNINGITQHKQIVRNDIKLAAKLIHTLDDRTQLWASEPGTPPLPTSLPSQNPILKNITDYLIEEVSAEEEELLGSSGGVPPEEPPKEGNPAEINVERDDKLIKVLDKLLLYLRIVHSLDYYNTCEYPNEDEMPNRCGIIHVRGPMPPNRISHGEVLEWQKTFEEKLTPLLSVRESLSEEEAQKMGRKDPEQEVEKFVTSNTQELGKDKWLCPLSGKKFKGPEFVRKHIFNKHAEKIEEVKKEVAFFNNFLTDAKRPALPEIKPAQPPGPAQSLTPGLPYPHQTPQGLMPYGQPRPPILGYGAGAVRPAVPTGGPPYPHAPYGAGRGNYDAFRGQGGYPGKPRNRMVRGDPRAIVEYRDLDAPDDVDFF
- the SRRT gene encoding serrate RNA effector molecule homolog isoform X6; translation: MGDSDDEYDRRRRDKFRRERSDYDRSRERDERRRGDDWNDREWDRGRERRSRGEYRDYDRNRRERFSPPRHELSPPQKRMRRDWDEHSSDPYHSGYEMPYAGGGGGPTYGPPQPWGHPDVHIMQHHVLPIQARFPDRAPPRLGSIAEIDLGVPPPVMKTFKEFLLSLDDSVDETEAVKRYNDYKLDFRRQQMQDFFLAHKDEEWFRSKYHPDEVGKRRQEARGALQNRLRVFLSLMEGGWFDNLLLDIDKADAIVKMLDAAVIKMEGGTENDLRILEQEEEEEQAGKPGEPSKKEEGRAGPGLGDGERKANDKDDKKEDGKQAENDSSNDDKTKKSEGDGDKEEKKDDAEKEAKKSGKKRNRKRSGDDSFDEGSVSESESESENGHAEEKEEAEEALKEKEKPKEEEREKPKDPPGLECKPRPLHKTCSLFMRNIAPNISRAEIISLCKRYPGFMRVALSEPQPERRFFRRGWVTFDRSVNIKEICWNLQNIRLRECELSPGVNRDLTRRVRNINGITQHKQIVRNDIKLAAKLIHTLDDRTQLWASEPGTPPLPTSLPSQNPILKNITDYLIEEVSAEEEELLGSSGGVPPEEPPKEGNPAEINVERDDKLIKVLDKLLLYLRIVHSLDYYNTCEYPNEDEMPNRCGIIHVRGPMPPNRISHGEVLEWQKTFEEKLTPLLSVRESLSEEEAQKMGRKDPEQEVEKFVTSNTQELGKDKWLCPLSGKKFKGPEFVRKHIFNKHAEKIEEVKKEVAFFNNFLTDAKRPALPEIKPAQPPGPAQSLTPGLPYPHQTPQGLMPYGQPRPPILGYGVFS
- the SRRT gene encoding serrate RNA effector molecule homolog isoform X4 — translated: MGDSDDEYDRRRRDKFRRERSDYDRSRERDERRRGDDWNDREWDRGRERRSRGEYRDYDRNRRERFSPPRHELSPPQKRMRRDWDEHSSDPYHSGYEMPYAGGGGGPTYGPPQPWGHPDVHIMQHHVLPIQARLGSIAEIDLGVPPPVMKTFKEFLLSLDDSVDETEAVKRYNDYKLDFRRQQMQDFFLAHKDEEWFRSKYHPDEVGKRRQEARGALQNRLRVFLSLMEGGWFDNLLLDIDKADAIVKMLDAAVIKMEGGTENDLRILEQEEEEEQAGKPGEPSKKEEGRAGPGLGDGERKANDKDDKKEDGKQAENDSSNDDKTKKSEGDGDKEEKKDDAEKEAKKSGKKRNRKRSGDDSFDEGSVSESESESENGHAEEKEEAEEALKEKEKPKEEEREKPKDPPGLECKPRPLHKTCSLFMRNIAPNISRAEIISLCKRYPGFMRVALSEPQPERRFFRRGWVTFDRSVNIKEICWNLQNIRLRECELSPGVNRDLTRRVRNINGITQHKQIVRNDIKLAAKLIHTLDDRTQLWASEPGTPPLPTSLPSQNPILKNITDYLIEEVSAEEEELLGSSGGVPPEEPPKEGNPAEINVERDDKLIKVLDKLLLYLRIVHSLDYYNTCEYPNEDEMPNRCGIIHVRGPMPPNRISHGEVLEWQKTFEEKLTPLLSVRESLSEEEAQKMGRKDPEQEVEKFVTSNTQELGKDKWLCPLSGKKFKGPEFVRKHIFNKHAEKIEEVKKEVAFFNNFLTDAKRPALPEIKPAQPPGPAQSLTPGLPYPHQTPQGLMPYGQPRPPILGYGAGAVRPAVPTGGPPYPHAPYGAGRGNYDAFRGQGGYPGKPRNRMVRGDPRAIVEYRDLDAPDDVDFF
- the SRRT gene encoding serrate RNA effector molecule homolog isoform X3 — protein: MGDSDDEYDRRRRDKFRRERSDYDRSRERDERRRGDDWNDREWDRGRERRSRGEYRDYDRNRRERFSPPRHELSPPQKRMRRDWDEHSSDPYHSGYEMPYAGGGGGPTYGPPQPWGHPDVHIMQHHVLPIQARLGSIAEIDLGVPPPVMKTFKEFLLSLDDSVDETEAVKRYNDYKLDFRRQQMQDFFLAHKDEEWFRSKYHPDEVGKRRQEARGALQNRLRVFLSLMEGGWFDNLLLDIDKADAIVKMLDAAVIKMEGGTENDLRILEQEEEEEQAGKPGEPSKKEEGRAGPGLGDGERKANDKDDKKEDGKQAENDSSNDDKTKKSEGDGDKEEKKDDAEKEAKKSGKKRNRKRSGDDSFDEGSVSESESESENGHAEEKEEAEEALKEKEKPKEEEREKPKDPPGLECKPRPLHKTCSLFMRNIAPNISRAEIISLCKRYPGFMRVALSEPQPERRFFRRGWVTFDRSVNIKEICWNLQNIRLRECELSPGVNRDLTRRVRNINGITQHKQIVRNDIKLAAKLIHTLDDRTQLWASEPGTPPLPTSLPSQNPILKNITDYLIEEVSAEEEELLGSSGGVPPEEPPKEGNPAEINVERDDKLIKVLDKLLLYLRIVHSLDYYNTCEYPNEDEMPNRCGIIHVRGPMPPNRISHGEVLEWQKTFEEKLTPLLSVRESLSEEEAQKMGRKDPEQEVEKFVTSNTQELGKDKWLCPLSGKKFKGPEFVRKHIFNKHAEKIEEVKKEVAFFNNFLTDAKRPALPEIKPAQPPGPAQILPPGLTPGLPYPHQTPQGLMPYGQPRPPILGYGAGAVRPAVPTGGPPYPHAPYGAGRGNYDAFRGQGGYPGKPRNRMVRGDPRAIVEYRDLDAPDDVDFF
- the SRRT gene encoding serrate RNA effector molecule homolog isoform X1, translating into MGDSDDEYDRRRRDKFRRERSDYDRSRERDERRRGDDWNDREWDRGRERRSRGEYRDYDRNRRERFSPPRHELSPPQKRMRRDWDEHSSDPYHSGYEMPYAGGGGGPTYGPPQPWGHPDVHIMQHHVLPIQARFPDRAPPRLGSIAEIDLGVPPPVMKTFKEFLLSLDDSVDETEAVKRYNDYKLDFRRQQMQDFFLAHKDEEWFRSKYHPDEVGKRRQEARGALQNRLRVFLSLMEGGWFDNLLLDIDKADAIVKMLDAAVIKMEGGTENDLRILEQEEEEEQAGKPGEPSKKEEGRAGPGLGDGERKANDKDDKKEDGKQAENDSSNDDKTKKSEGDGDKEEKKDDAEKEAKKSGKKRNRKRSGDDSFDEGSVSESESESENGHAEEKEEAEEALKEKEKPKEEEREKPKDPPGLECKPRPLHKTCSLFMRNIAPNISRAEIISLCKRYPGFMRVALSEPQPERRFFRRGWVTFDRSVNIKEICWNLQNIRLRECELSPGVNRDLTRRVRNINGITQHKQIVRNDIKLAAKLIHTLDDRTQLWASEPGTPPLPTSLPSQNPILKNITDYLIEEVSAEEEELLGSSGGVPPEEPPKEGNPAEINVERDDKLIKVLDKLLLYLRIVHSLDYYNTCEYPNEDEMPNRCGIIHVRGPMPPNRISHGEVLEWQKTFEEKLTPLLSVRESLSEEEAQKMGRKDPEQEVEKFVTSNTQELGKDKWLCPLSGKKFKGPEFVRKHIFNKHAEKIEEVKKEVAFFNNFLTDAKRPALPEIKPAQPPGPAQILPPGLTPGLPYPHQTPQGLMPYGQPRPPILGYGAGAVRPAVPTGGPPYPHAPYGAGRGNYDAFRGQGGYPGKPRNRMVRGDPRAIVEYRDLDAPDDVDFF